The Clostridium chauvoei genome has a window encoding:
- the proC gene encoding pyrroline-5-carboxylate reductase has translation MNKKIGFIGCGNMGKSMVMGLLNSKSIKKEDIIVSTRSKESKEKIKEEIGIECTLDNLEVAKISDILFLAVKPNVYKDVIKEIKDYLKDNVIIVTIAAGIDLSQIEGWIGRELKIVKTMPNTPALVGEAMSAICPNKFVTEEELEYICNLYKSFGDCEILAEKDFHGFVALCGSSPAYVFMFIEAMADAAVKLGIPRTKAYNMAAQSVLGSAKMVLETKKHPGELKDMVCSPGGTTIDAVIELENQGFRNAVIKGMEKCAEKSKNM, from the coding sequence ATGAATAAGAAAATAGGATTTATAGGTTGTGGGAATATGGGAAAGTCAATGGTAATGGGACTTTTAAATTCTAAATCTATAAAAAAAGAAGACATTATAGTATCAACAAGAAGTAAAGAATCTAAAGAAAAGATAAAAGAAGAAATAGGAATAGAGTGTACATTAGATAATCTAGAGGTAGCTAAAATATCAGATATACTATTTTTAGCAGTTAAACCTAATGTGTATAAAGATGTTATTAAAGAAATTAAAGATTATCTAAAAGATAATGTTATTATAGTAACAATAGCAGCTGGAATAGATTTATCACAAATAGAAGGTTGGATTGGAAGAGAACTAAAAATAGTAAAGACTATGCCTAATACACCAGCTTTAGTAGGTGAGGCAATGTCTGCTATATGTCCTAATAAATTTGTAACAGAAGAAGAGTTAGAATATATATGTAATTTATATAAAAGTTTTGGGGATTGTGAAATACTAGCAGAGAAAGATTTTCATGGTTTTGTAGCATTATGTGGATCATCACCTGCTTATGTATTTATGTTTATAGAAGCTATGGCAGATGCTGCAGTTAAATTAGGAATACCAAGAACTAAAGCATATAACATGGCAGCACAAAGTGTTTTAGGATCTGCAAAAATGGTTTTAGAAACTAAAAAGCATCCAGGAGAACTAAAAGATATGGTTTGCTCACCTGGTGGAACAACAATAGATGCAGTAATAGAACTTGAAAATCAAGGATTTAGAAATGCAGTTATTAAAGGCATGGAAAAGTGTGCAGAGAAATCTAAAAATATGTAA
- a CDS encoding replicative DNA helicase, protein MDAPVMRSLPQSIEAEQSVIGSMIIDKSAIAKVLEKLKEDDFYRDGHKALYKAIRDMFAQDMAVDLVTLLEHLKSTDMLEKAGGVTYISELSASVPTTANLSSYIKIVEEKSLLRKLIKSSTEIIEESYNSQDKVDDVLDLAQKKVFDIAEKNGANDYESLSTVLERGFLEIEKLFNNKGSITGVGSGIRDLDAKTSGFQKGDMVLIAARPSMGKTTFSLNIAENAALKEGKSVVIFSLEMSKEQLAYKLLCSEASVDMLKLRTGNLDDDDWERIARATGPLSKAKIIIDDTAGLSVMEMRSKCRKIKMEHGIDLILIDYLQLMSGSSGSESRQQEVSEISRSIKALAKEMECPVIALSQLSRAPEQRADHRPMLSDLRESGSIEQDADVVMFLYRDEYYNKETEEKNIGECIIAKQRNGPVGTVKMAWIGSHSKFANLELVYKE, encoded by the coding sequence ATGGATGCACCGGTTATGCGAAGTTTGCCACAAAGCATAGAAGCTGAACAATCTGTTATTGGATCTATGATAATAGATAAAAGTGCTATAGCTAAAGTTTTAGAAAAGCTAAAAGAGGATGATTTTTATAGAGATGGTCATAAAGCTTTATATAAAGCTATAAGAGATATGTTTGCACAAGATATGGCTGTAGATCTTGTAACCTTATTAGAACATCTAAAATCAACAGATATGTTAGAAAAAGCAGGTGGAGTAACTTATATATCAGAATTAAGTGCTTCGGTTCCTACTACAGCAAATCTAAGTTCATATATAAAAATTGTTGAAGAGAAATCCTTATTAAGAAAGCTAATAAAATCTTCAACTGAGATTATTGAAGAAAGTTATAACAGTCAAGATAAAGTAGATGATGTACTAGATTTAGCACAAAAGAAAGTTTTTGATATAGCAGAGAAAAATGGAGCAAATGATTATGAATCACTTTCAACCGTTTTAGAGAGAGGATTTCTAGAAATAGAAAAACTATTTAATAATAAGGGAAGTATTACAGGTGTTGGATCTGGTATTAGAGATTTAGATGCTAAAACTTCAGGATTTCAAAAAGGTGATATGGTACTTATAGCGGCTAGACCATCAATGGGAAAGACAACATTTTCTTTAAATATAGCCGAAAATGCAGCTTTAAAAGAAGGTAAAAGTGTAGTTATATTTTCATTAGAAATGTCTAAGGAGCAATTAGCTTATAAGTTATTATGTTCAGAAGCAAGTGTAGATATGTTAAAGCTTAGAACTGGTAATTTAGATGATGATGATTGGGAGAGAATAGCTAGAGCAACAGGACCATTATCTAAAGCTAAAATAATTATAGATGATACTGCAGGATTAAGTGTAATGGAAATGAGATCTAAGTGTAGAAAAATCAAAATGGAACATGGAATAGATTTAATTCTTATTGACTATTTACAGCTTATGTCAGGAAGCTCAGGGAGCGAAAGTAGACAACAAGAAGTATCAGAAATTTCAAGATCTATAAAAGCATTAGCTAAGGAAATGGAATGTCCTGTAATAGCATTATCACAGTTATCTCGTGCTCCAGAACAAAGAGCTGATCATAGACCTATGTTATCAGATTTAAGAGAATCTGGATCAATTGAGCAGGATGCTGACGTTGTTATGTTCTTATATAGAGATGAATACTATAACAAAGAAACAGAAGAGAAGAATATAGGTGAATGTATAATAGCAAAACAAAGAAACGGTCCAGTTGGAACTGTAAAAATGGCATGGATTGGATCACATAGTAAATTTGCTAATTTAGAATTAGTTTATAAAGAATAA